The sequence CTTATATTTACAAGTCATTCTAAGTTTGTAAACTTTAGAAGCGAAGAGTTAAGTTCATTTAGTGCTAACACTCACTCAGCCGTTAAGGGTCGATATATCATGTCTATGCATCGGAATGTGAGTCTTGTGAAGCGTATTGATTAGGGCGATGTCGCTTGATCGCCGCGCTCTTAATATACCGCCGGGAAGAGGGGGTTATGCCACGGGTCTCGAACGGGCGAAAGTCCAGGGACATCAGCGTGTCGAACTCACCCTTCAGGTGTGTCGGCGCTTCGACTTGTCTTGAAAACTGTAATAAGTCACAGGTGCTGGGGAAATTGTGCTACAGAGCCTCTCCGCATGTTATGATTgcgtgcacgcacacacgcacgcacgcaacacacacaaacacacaaacacgcgTGTTCCAGGCCTCGTTAGGTGTAAGGCGACACTGTTGTTTATCACACAACTTCAACTTTCAACTTTCTATCTATTTATTTACCATGAGAACCCCCATTCACACACAccggggggggcggggggtaaGGCAGATGTGGaacgggtgtgtgggggggtttggtgcaggtgtgtggaagtgtggagtAGGTGTGGAGTAGGTGTGGAGCAGCTGTGGAGCAGCTGTGGACTCGAGTGCAGGTTTGGTGGGCTAaatcaaccctggaacatatacacgctAGAGCACCttagaacatatacacactagagcaaccctggaatatatacatactagagcaccttagaacatatacacactagagcaccttagaacatatacacactagagcaaccctggaatatatacatactagagcaccttagaacatatacacactagagcaccttagaacatatacatactagagcaCCTTAgaacatatacatactagagAAATATAAATTGTAATCTGATTATTATGATCAAAATATTGGTCATTAACACGTAATTAATTTTGTTAAATTACAGCACAAATTACCCACTGGGAACAATGGCCAAGAGTGACGCCTATTCAACGTTCAATTAACGTCGTTGCAACGTTAaattgacgttatttttaagtatTCTGCCTACTGCGATTGAGCCAGCCAATCACTCGAGATTATCATTCACTCGAGATTATTATATATAATCACTCGAGATTATTATATATAATCACTCGAGATTATCATTCACTCGAGATTATTATATATAATCACTCGAGATTATTATATATAATCACTCGAGATTATTATATATAATCACTCGAGATTATTATATATAATCACTCGAGATTATTATATATAATCACTCGAGATTATTATATATAATCACTCGAGATTATTATATATAATCACTCGAGATTATTATATATAATCACTCGAGATTATTATATATAATCACTCgagattattatatataatttcactGTAAAAAGGTTTCAGAGGAAGCCTATCTTATAACATGTAAGTTATTGACGTTTATTTACGTTTATTGACGTATCTAGACGTTCTAAACAAATTCTTAGGAACGTTCAGTGCCCCCAGTATGGTTACATATGTacagtgtatacatacatatacagtgtatacatacatatacagtgtatacatacatatacagtgtATACATATACAGTGTTAAAGCTATATACATATGAGGGTTTCTAATATCAACTATAAAGAGGAATCCATCAGCCCAACACACTGATGAAAATGTTAACTCAATTTGCGCATCATCGGCAGACATtgagatatatgtgtgtgtgtgtgtactcacctagttgtatccacctagttgtgcatgcgggaggttgagctctttggtcccgcctctcaactgtcaatcaactggtgtacagattcctgagcctattgggctctatcatatctacatttgaaactgtgtatggagtcagcctccaccacatcactgcctaatgcattccacctgttaactactctgacactgaaaaagttctttctaacgtccctgtggctcatttgagtactcaatttccacctgtgtccccttgtgcgtgtgccccttgtgttaaatagcctgtccttatcaaccctatcaattcctttgaggatcttgtatgtggtgttcatgtccccccccctatctctaatgtcttccagcgaagtgaggtttaatttccgtagtctctcctcgtagctcatacctctcagctcgagtactagtctgatagcaaacctttgaaccttctccagtttagtcttatgcttgactagatatggactccatgctggagctgcatactccaggattggtctgccatatgtggtattcaaagttctgaatgtttccttacataagtttctaaatgccgttcgtatgttggccagcctggcatatgccgctgatgttatcctcttgatatgggctgcagaggacaggtctggcgtgatgtcaacccccaggtctttttctccctctgactcttgaagaatttcatctcccaaatgataccttgtatctggcctcctgcttcctacccctatcttcattacataacatttgctggggttgtgtgtgtgtgtgtgtgtgtgtgtgtgtgtgtgtgtgtgtgtgtgtgtgtgtgtgtgtgtgtgtgtgtgtgtgtgtgtgtgtgtgtgtgtgtgtgtgtgtgtatgtgtgtgtgtgtgtgtgtgtgcgcgcgtgtgtgaaaaaaacattgtataacTAGCTTCATAAAATTGCTACTTGCTTAGCTCAATGAATAATAAGGGTACAGTACTAACCCCACACCACTAACCTCAGGAACCCCATAACAATccacttaataaattacttagaAACAATCTAACGACCCAACCATCTGGAGGGTGAGGgagctccccccctcctccccccgggCCGTCACTTAGAGAAACAAACCCGTTCACTCTGATACTTCTttccaccccctctcccttcccctccctggtCAAGCAGCCGATGAGTGGGTGCATTAGCCGAGATCtgggagagggtgggggtggggggggggggttaaatgggggggggggagtggagtggAGAGATCATATGGTTTCGTTTATTTCCTGCCCTCTGGTGCGCTGGTGGTAGACAAAGACCGCAATTGAATTGCTAAAGAACTTTGAAAAAGCAGTGGAAAATAAGTGAAAATAAACTCAAGttgcagataatacacattgcgccTTGCATGGTTGcatatacccctcccccccccccttccccttgtaTGGTTTATGTACGAacaacggtttacacacaactgatAACGTTCGAACACTCCTCGAACAAGTGCtttactgacgacttgtgttcgaaccacaacgctataaatgcttcacccacgtactacaaatacaaataatcgccaacagaacctaaacacctaacctaacctaacctaacctaacctaacctaacctaacctaacctaacctaacctaacctaacctaacctaacctaacctaacctaacctaaccaatgcctatatatgcacaatatgctaaatatacattaataatattaatttatatttgagaaaattcctattttgaatgaacaagaTGTTCAAATATATAAATGCGTCATTGGGGTCGacagctggatggaatggacttgatctgagGACGGGTCGCGTATataaataattaccaacagaacctaaacccctaacctaaccatacgcctaactatacctagaactttaatatatatatatatatatatatatatatatatatatatatatatatatatatatatatatatatatatataatacaattaaATTATAAGAACAAATCTGTTTTTAATACCCAATTTGTTCAAATTTATAAATATATCTTTAGAGGGGGAAGGCCACTACTTTGTTCATGCTTTGTTCATTCTTGTTCACACATGTGTGCTGTTGGTCTCTGTTTTATTCCTCACTATAGCTGGCTCCGTGGCTTCACAAGAGCATTCCTCGTTGTGCATTTGGATGTCAGGGTTGGATAATCATCTTGAGAGTAGAGATATGGGGTTCGGAGTGTGTTATCAGTTGTGCACTCCTTGAAGGTGTGATCTCTGCACTCTGACCTCAAGGTGTGACCTGTACTCTGACCTCAAGGTGTGACCTGCACTCTGATCTCAAGGTGTGACCTGCACTCTGATCTCAAGGTGTGACCTCTGCACTCTGACCTCAAGGTGTGACCTGTACTCTGACCTCAAGGTGTGACCTGCACTCTGATCTCAAGGTGTGACCTGCACTCTGATCTCAAGGTGTGACCTCTGCACTCTGACCTCAAGGTGTGACCTGCACTCTGACCTCAAGGTGTGACCTGCACTCTGACCTCAAGGTGTGACCTCCTGCACTCAGCACATACATTAACTCCCTTATTGGGGCTGCATAGAGCTAAGTGGGCATTCTGAGAACCTGCCCAACATGTTCTATTGCAATTCTTCCTGCTCTGTGTCCCTAGTGGTATAGGTGGGATtttctggtggtgatgagggggtggtggagaggaaggggtgatgtggggtgggggagagggaggggtgttgggggggggggtgttggcacAATAGTCTTGGCTCATGGCCCCTCATCAGCTGTAATTGCAGATGAGTCCATATACACGTCAGCAGGTCCTGAGGCTAgagacggtgtgtgtgtgagagagagagagagagagagagagagagagagagagagagagagagagagagagagagagagagagagagagagagagagagagagagaggggacacaacaaaagccatatatatatatatagacaggtTGAACAGCGTATCAATGGGGGGCGTTATATGTGAGTTATAAGTTATAAGTATTCAATGGACTCCATTGAACACAAAATGGCTATTTTCTCAAGAGTTTAAATAGGGGAGATAAGGGCATCAAGGGTGGCAGGAAAATGGGGGAAAAGGGGCGTCaccaggggtggggggaggagggggggggcagaaaagggGCGCCAAAAGGGGAAGAGAGAAATTATGGGTTAATAAAAgagggtgtgagagggggagaaagatcagggagggaggggggctgtgggggggggggggggggggtttctcctCCTGTGAGTGATCACAACTCAcctggtggggggaagggggggggggtgtaggcacgcacaggtgggggggaggggggtgtactcacctattgatgcctgcaggatcgagtattagctcttgggccccgctttTCTCTCTTCTAATGCAAGGACTCCTTGTCCTTGTGAATGGAGTTTGCTTGTACTCTCTGTTTCTTTAATTTATTCCGTTTTTCCGTTATTCTTAAGCTAAAAGAAAATTTTTCTAgcatctctgtggttcatctgggtctcaagcttccatccatgttctTTTGTTCCTATTGGAATAgtgttcattgtgaacatttcctctttttaatgaacaaatccacaagggccgttatcttgaggttatcttgagatgatttcggggctttttagtgtccccgcggcccggtcctcgaccaggcctccacccccaggaagcagcccgtgacagctgactaacacccaggtacctattttactgctaggtaacaggggcatagggtgaaagaaactctgcccattgtttctcaccggcgcctggaatcgaacccaggaccacaggatcacaagtccagcgtgctgtccgctcggccgaccggctccctaggattCGAATCTACGACTGAGAGCCTgcatctcggacgcaggttcgaatcctcgtcactgcccttgtggatttgttcatttgatgcatcacgctattgtgatttctgtgtgtagtttcctcttttttttttaattctgtcagtcaccctaagtattttatatgtctttgTCATgttacccttctctctctctcctatttgtCGTCGTcaagtttagttccttcagtctctcttcataccccatctctCGCAATCCTGGGACCAGCCTTTGTTGCAAGCTTCTGAACCTTTTCGAGTTTCCTTAAGGGATTTTTAAGATGGGTTCTccacgatggggcggcatactccaagactggtctcacgtaggtgatgTAAAGTGATCTAAATGACTCCTTATtaaggttcctgaatgatgttctgacttttgccggAGTAGAGTATGTTGCTGacgttatattatttatataatactTCTGTGTTAAGTTtgatgttatgtccactcccaggtcttttttctCTAggcgtgcaacctgtcctcttaaaaataacgtcgcttttggccatttacccgtatggccgaaagtggacgtaatttgaaaatgaaaaaaaatgaaaatatatttgggattttttttcaacaatagtaagttaagggtcctctgataggttaggtgggcaggaaattctcataaagtttcaaaacgttatgaaaaacgttaaatgatagtttcctcttctaaccttacatagtaagccggacgactcaaacagaaaacgggacagtgcgtcacttttgtgagtcgatttcatttcaacttACGTCCAAATCtgaccatagtgcgcatacgagcggaaagcgacgttatttttaagaggacgggttgtatagagAGGCAGTTCCTCAGTCGTATTTTGTCCAATTGATCTCctgttcccatttccatcacttTAGAAGATAGAGACACAGATGGAAGACAAGAGACACAGATGGAAGACAGAGACACAGATGGAAGACAGAGACACAGATGGAAGACAGAGACACAAATGGGAACCAGAGACACAGATGGAAGACAGAGACACAGATGGAAGACAGAGACACAGATGGGAACCAGAGACACAGATGGAAGACAGAGACACAGATGGGAACCAGAGACACAGATGGAAGATAGAGACACAGATGGAAGACAAGAGACACAGATGGGAACCAGAGACACAGATGGAAGACAAGAGACACAGATGGGAACCAGAGACACAGATGGAAGACAAGAGACACAGATGGGAACCAGAGACACAGATGGAAGACAAGAGACACAGATGGGAACCAGAGACACAGATGGAAGACAAGAGACACAGATGGGAACCAGAGACACAGATGGAAGACAGAGACACAGATGGAAGACAGAGACACAAATGGGAACCAGAGACACAGATGGAAGACAGAGACACAGATGGAAGACAGAGACACAGATGGGAACCAGAGACACAGATGGAAGACAGAGACACAGATGGGAACCAGAGACACAGATGGAAGATAGAGACACAGATGGAAGACAAGAGACACAGATGGGAACCAGAGACACAGGCGGGAGACAAGAGACACAGATGGGAACCAGAGACACAGATGGAAGACAAGAGACACAGATGGGAACCAGAGACACAGATGGAAGACAAGAGACACAGATGGGAACCAGAGACACAGATGGAAGACAAGAGACACAGATGGGAACCAGAGACACAGATGGAAGACAGAGACACAGATGGAAGACAGAGACACAAATGGGAACCAGAGACACAGATGGAAGACAGAGACACAGATGGGAACCAGAGACACAGATGGAAGATAGAGACACAGATGGAAGACAGAGACACAGATGGGAACCAGAGACACAGATGGAAGACAGAGACACAGATGGGAACCAGAGACACAGATGGAAGATAGAGACACAGATGGAAGACAAGAGACACAGATGGGAACCAGAGACACAGATGGAAGACAAGAGACACAGATGGGAACCAGAGACACAGATGGAAGACAAGAGACACAGATGGGAACCAGAGACACAGATGGAAGACAAGAGACACAGATGGGAACCAGAGACACAGATGGAAGACAAGAGACACAGATGGGAACCAGAGACACAGATGGAAGACAAGAGACACAGATGGAAGACAGAGACACAGATGGAAGACAGAGACACAGATGGGAACCAGAGACACAGGcgggagacagagacacagatggGAACCAGAGACACAGGcgggagacagagacacagatggGAACCAGAGACACAGATGGAAGACAAGAGACACAGATGGGAACCAGAGACACAGATGGAAGACAAGAGACACAGATGGGAACCAGAGACACAGGTCGAAGACAGACAAACACATGACATACAGGGATGTCAAAATACACTTTcccaataaaataataattttctaTACAAAAATATCACACAAATCGAACGAACTATAGCCAATGAAGTAGTTGATATAACTGCACCAGGTCCAATAAATCCGAGGCGGAGCTCCAGAGCCAAGTCTCGCTGCCCCTAGAGTCAACTAgctaagcacaactaggcaaccacctgcccccccttcccccccactcgCCCAACACCCGCACGCACGCTCAGAGTTTAACGATCGTGATTCCTGTCTAATTCACACATGAAATAGACTCGACTTTGATGCGCATGTGTTTGAGTCTCTACAAACGACTTGGCTCACGCACTCGTCCTGATCAGTGCACATACCTGGCTCGCCAACCACAGCCAAACaaggcatacatacacacacacgcgcacacggcGCTGCACTGAGCGGCACTTCTGATTGGCTATCTGAGGCGACATTCCCGAGGGAGTTATATGGAGTTGTAATCTGTTGCAATCTGCTCCTTGAGTGCGGAATCTCATTCTGACATTTGAAACCTTCTGTTAGCAACTGGGCAGTGAAACAATTCAGAGTGCAGCCAATCAGGAACGTCTGCCTGTGCAGCCAATCAGGAATGTTTCTCTATAGCCAATCGGTAAAGTTTGTCTATACATCCAATCAGGAATGTCTCTCCACGTAGCCAATCTGGAATGCCTTCCAATGTAGCCCATTCAGCAATCAGAAATTCCTCTCCATACAGCCAATCAGaagggaaagggaactatcaggagaagcgtcaagccattacgactatatagcacttggaagggatcaggataaggatttgggacgggacggggggaaatgaatagtgcccaaccacttgtggacggtcggggattgaacgccgacctgcatggggtaacaccgtcgctctaccgtccagcccaagtggttggataacTACAAGTGATAACTAGTGATAAGTGATAAGATTAACCAGAAATTTCCAAGTAACATAATACACGTGGGACCCGTGGATTGACCCAAGGATCCCACGTGTATTATCTATCCCGCTATCCATCCATGTATCCATCcgcctatccatccatccatccgcctatccatccatccatccgccTATCCATCCACTTATTTATCCAACTACCAATCTatagtctgtctctgtctctgtttctagcTGTCTTTTTCTGTCtcattaaaaatataattgtttAATGTGTAGGTGAACAGCAGTAAGAGGAGCTAAGGGGCGTGAAATACTATAAAATATAATGGTTACCCCTTACTCTGGTAAAGGTCAATAGTCACCCCTTACTCTGGTAAAGGTCAATAGTCACCCCTTACTCTAGTAAAGGTCAATAGTCATCCCTTACTCTAGTAAAGGTCAATAGTCATCCCTTACTCTGGTTAAGGTCAATAGTCACCCCTTACTCTGGTTGAGGTCAATAGTCACCCCTTACTCTAGTAAAGGTCAATAGTCACCCCTTACTCTAGTAAAGGTCAATAGTCATCCCTTACTCTGGTTAAGGTCAATAGTCACCCCTTACTCTGGTTGAGGTCAATAGTCACCCCTTACTCTGGTAAAGGTCAATAGTCACCCCTTACTCTGGTTAAGGTCAATAGTCACCCCTTACTCTGGTAAGGGTCaatagttaccccttactctggTAAAGGTCAATAGTCATCCCTTACTCTAGTTGAGGTCAATAGTCACCCCTTACTCTGGTAAAGGTCAATAGTCACCCCTTACTCTGGTAAGGGTCAATAGTCACCCCTTACTCTGGTAAAGGTCAATAGTCACCCCTTACTCTGGTAAAGGTCCGTGACTTGAGAAACTTTTCACGCTGTGTCTATTTTATGGGACTACGGGCAAATTATTGATAGCCGGAAATTTCTGTTTATTTTCATAAGATCAGCGAATAATGTTGCTTATATTACTAAAAGAAGCAAGAGACCTTTTCAAAAGGTTGTTTTCGAAACTATTCAGTTGTTTAGGTTGCGGAGAGTGCGCAGAAATtatcgtgaggggggggggaagagggagatgaatGTGGATGAATGTGTACGTTGTTCCTTGTTTAGTTCTGACCAACCTATGTTCGTCCCATACCTCAGACTATTCCCCCTGCCAATTTTTTTAAATATACCACTGGCCGCAAACTGTATATGTATACCCTATAGTAccattgtatatgtatatacggTACTTTATAAAGCCCATAcatcatacaacaacaacaacaataaccaaTCCTCTAAAAGCACCTTAATTCCAAGAAATATGATTAAAAATGGAGCAAaaaaggtagggtttgttaggcaaATATAGCAGGCATTAAATTAtgtctccctcttccctccccctaTCCCTCCCCTCTTCTCCCCTCCTTCTTAGCTCCCCCTTTTGCCTATTTCGAGGAGAGGGTTTATCCTTCTCGAGTCTCGAGTCTgagggtgagctggtacttggctgagtgcagagagagagaggggggaggaataaGCCAGGGGGAATGGTAAAATATTGCCCCCTTCCCCTCTACCCCCCACCCCAAtaactcccccctcccttcctccccctcttctGAAGCAATTATGCAACATAGTCTGGCCTGATGCAATTGCTAAATGCAGCTTAAGTTCTTCGCTGCaagccattgcaaaacaagtaagCAAGGGGTTATGGGTTGTGGgggttgtagtcacctagttgtgcgttggaaggggggggggggttgagctctggttctttggtcccgcctctcaaccgtcaatcaacaggtgtacaggttcctgagcctactgggctctatcatacctatatttgaaactgtgtatggagtcagcctccaccacatcacttcctaatgcattccatttgtcaaccactctgacactataaaagttctttctaatatctctgtggctcatttgggcactcagtttccacctgtgtccccttgtgcgtgtgccccttgtgttaaatagac comes from Procambarus clarkii isolate CNS0578487 chromosome 55, FALCON_Pclarkii_2.0, whole genome shotgun sequence and encodes:
- the LOC123755931 gene encoding sodium/potassium/calcium exchanger 1-like, producing MEDKRHRWKTETQMEDRDTDGRQRHKWEPETQMEDRDTDGRQRHRWEPETQMEDRDTDGNQRHRWKIETQMEDKRHRWEPETQMEDKRHRWEPETQMEDKRHRWEPETQMEDKRHRWEPETQMEDKRHRWEPETQMEDRDTDGRQRHKWEPETQMEDRDTDGRQRHRWEPETQMEDRDTDGNQRHRWKIETQMEDKRHRWEPETQAGDKRHRWEPETQMEDKRHRWEPETQMEDKRHRWEPETQMEDKRHRWEPETQMEDRDTDGRQRHKWEPETQMEDRDTDGNQRHRWKIETQMEDRDTDGNQRHRWKTETQMGTRDTDGR